From one uncultured Fibrobacter sp. genomic stretch:
- a CDS encoding FISUMP domain-containing protein, producing the protein MRKSILALTISSLFSIALVACGDSGADAGDSNNNWKKDSSSDPSVLIDVRDGEQYRTVRIGNQLWMAENLRFYDTLWSPTLPDYSEADEFGRLYTYGAAMAGHDYIDSGYNEGICPVGWHLPSMAEFDVLKNFVSEFCPSVDSCLRSTEGWDFAGNDRFGFNAKHPSETNIVRYWTSNSADDGMRINTDHGYTYRSNSSDAVMYVLRDSYGYNTFSADFAAKVNLFYVRCVKGSDVDSAAYMDNYLKGRENMIEYLSSSAAYQAYLSSSSAAEWARVQQGAKKYFNPDLNYGEFVDARDGQTYGFLQIGNYTWMAENMRYFFKGLYNSYCEEYLGCVTRFYADTVKYFLTGFRYPDTLLSQVCPAGWHVPSSAEWNDLSETAVSSGNLLANDKNWDSRAQATNSTGFTVITTTSDYDDVPESSPFNEADFWVLSDSVSVTYRLDTIYVAADTLKPFVPSDGDSIVLVDSTGTDSSGADVEIDPTPAILSVDSVRVETKYYVYYEYEWVFNRFEYDVTSRSYNSYVRCVKDY; encoded by the coding sequence GGCGACAGCGGTGCCGATGCCGGCGATTCCAACAACAACTGGAAAAAGGATAGTTCTTCGGATCCGTCTGTGTTGATCGATGTCCGCGATGGCGAACAGTATCGCACGGTGCGAATCGGTAACCAGCTTTGGATGGCCGAGAACCTGCGTTTTTACGATACTCTTTGGAGTCCTACGCTTCCAGATTATTCTGAAGCCGATGAATTTGGTCGCCTTTATACTTATGGCGCGGCGATGGCCGGACATGATTACATCGATTCCGGCTACAACGAAGGCATTTGCCCCGTTGGCTGGCATTTACCCTCTATGGCTGAATTTGATGTTTTGAAAAACTTCGTCTCTGAGTTTTGCCCGTCCGTCGATAGTTGCTTAAGATCTACGGAGGGTTGGGATTTTGCGGGTAATGACAGGTTCGGTTTTAATGCAAAACATCCTTCTGAAACGAACATAGTCCGTTATTGGACAAGTAACTCGGCAGACGACGGCATGCGTATCAATACGGACCACGGGTATACTTATAGATCCAACAGCAGCGATGCCGTGATGTATGTCTTGCGGGATTCGTATGGTTATAATACCTTTAGCGCTGATTTTGCGGCCAAGGTGAATCTGTTTTACGTGCGTTGTGTCAAGGGCAGCGATGTGGACTCTGCGGCCTACATGGATAACTATCTAAAGGGCCGCGAGAATATGATTGAGTACTTGAGCAGTTCTGCAGCTTACCAAGCATACCTTAGTAGTAGTTCTGCTGCCGAATGGGCGAGAGTGCAGCAAGGTGCAAAGAAATACTTTAATCCTGACTTGAACTATGGGGAATTTGTGGACGCCCGCGATGGTCAGACTTATGGTTTCCTGCAAATCGGTAACTATACCTGGATGGCCGAAAATATGAGGTATTTCTTTAAGGGACTGTATAACAGTTATTGTGAAGAGTACTTGGGTTGCGTAACGCGTTTCTATGCAGATACTGTCAAATATTTCCTGACAGGATTCCGTTACCCCGATACATTGTTGAGTCAAGTTTGCCCTGCGGGCTGGCATGTGCCTTCAAGTGCGGAATGGAACGACTTGAGCGAAACGGCTGTTAGCTCTGGCAACTTGCTTGCAAACGATAAGAATTGGGATTCTCGAGCCCAGGCGACCAATTCCACGGGCTTTACCGTTATTACGACTACTTCGGACTATGATGACGTTCCGGAATCAAGCCCGTTTAACGAAGCGGATTTTTGGGTCCTCAGTGATTCGGTGTCCGTGACTTACAGGTTGGACACGATTTATGTCGCTGCGGACACGTTGAAACCTTTTGTGCCTTCGGATGGTGATTCGATTGTACTCGTTGATTCTACTGGTACAGATTCAAGTGGTGCAGATGTTGAAATTGACCCGACTCCTGCCATACTCTCTGTGGACTCTGTTCGTGTAGAAACCAAGTATTATGTGTACTATGAATATGAATGGGTGTTCAATAGATTTGAATACGATGTGACATCGAGAAGCTACAATTCTTACGTACGCTGCGTCAAGGATTATTGA
- a CDS encoding CotH kinase family protein, which translates to MQKKIILLPVIASAMLIGCSDDAKDINALTDPTPSIGEDPYTTPYIDPNTGDYIDPSTGDTIPTVPYVNPETGDTVPAFQVVDPNTGDTVQVPVVIPDPVPNQDNPSSNSQPANSSASLDPNGTPNPDPNDPNQNIQVSSASQPQSSSSGLKDYEDNHKAKATFLPKAGFYSNLTIEPPTPQKGGQIKCTFDGSFPTQNSESLTQAKQITENTVIRCSEFVNGQPADTTTQTYFINEKVSMPVVALTVNHTDMFDSSKGLYATGDLTNNPGGMGMWAGAGGDDTNNPKCTEPCKQANFWKDDELPVHVEYFENGSSTTEKTWEIDAGISIIGNYSRYKPKKSVAIKMDNDDYGDKVLKYSFFKTRPEAKKMKSFNLRNNGNRFWTDYFGDPMLVSLMEGTEVDYQRSLQVVVFYNGEYFGIHDLRERLNRSFVETNYGIDSKSINVVKNCANGDQGCVNGWAPSGTNGASSTEFGQLTNTITSGNFAGENNPSYEEIKQKLNVSSFAQYMIAEMYIHNGDWPNNNIRAWGSPNNGHPFKFMIFDVDHGYGFTPGIMGFDTESQNMFQWVLGSATMDNNQGNQGGATQQPGGPGGMGGNWNIGGMGGWSSGANTTIGNMLKKLLANPDFKRLFINQGCILLNDYLTYEKVQKAVQTMAAMIPSTEQSRDEQRWPRNQAKYNWSPSGADILRFAQNRTQTFRQEMATYFGLQGEATVSISSSGNGTVLVEGMKLPSSNYQGKFFTGMQMQLQAIPTAGSVFNGWSDGNTANPRLIDINGNMSITAQFK; encoded by the coding sequence ATGCAGAAAAAAATCATTCTTCTACCAGTTATCGCCAGCGCAATGCTAATCGGTTGCTCTGACGACGCCAAAGACATCAACGCACTTACCGATCCGACTCCGTCGATTGGAGAAGATCCCTACACCACGCCTTATATCGACCCCAATACAGGCGATTATATCGACCCTTCCACAGGCGATACCATTCCGACCGTTCCTTATGTCAACCCCGAAACCGGCGACACGGTTCCCGCTTTCCAGGTAGTTGACCCCAATACGGGCGACACGGTTCAAGTTCCCGTCGTTATTCCGGACCCTGTTCCGAATCAAGACAATCCGTCGAGCAATTCGCAGCCCGCAAATTCCAGCGCCTCGCTAGACCCGAACGGCACGCCGAATCCGGATCCGAACGACCCGAACCAGAATATTCAAGTTTCTTCCGCATCGCAGCCGCAGTCCTCTTCAAGCGGACTCAAGGATTACGAAGACAACCACAAGGCCAAAGCAACCTTCCTCCCGAAGGCAGGTTTCTATTCCAACTTGACGATTGAACCGCCGACCCCGCAAAAGGGCGGCCAGATTAAGTGTACCTTTGACGGTTCCTTCCCCACCCAGAATTCCGAATCGCTCACTCAGGCAAAGCAGATTACAGAAAACACCGTTATCCGCTGCTCTGAATTCGTGAACGGCCAGCCGGCCGATACCACCACGCAGACTTACTTTATCAACGAAAAAGTTTCGATGCCTGTGGTGGCACTGACCGTGAATCACACCGACATGTTCGACTCCTCCAAGGGCCTTTACGCAACTGGAGATTTGACCAATAACCCCGGCGGCATGGGTATGTGGGCCGGTGCTGGTGGCGATGACACCAATAACCCCAAGTGCACAGAACCCTGCAAACAGGCTAACTTCTGGAAAGACGACGAGCTCCCCGTTCACGTGGAATACTTCGAAAACGGAAGCTCTACCACTGAAAAGACCTGGGAAATCGACGCAGGCATTTCGATTATCGGTAACTACAGCCGTTACAAACCCAAGAAGAGCGTTGCCATCAAGATGGACAACGACGACTACGGCGACAAGGTTCTCAAGTATTCGTTCTTCAAGACTCGCCCCGAAGCAAAGAAGATGAAGAGCTTCAACCTGCGCAACAACGGCAACCGTTTCTGGACCGACTACTTTGGCGACCCGATGCTGGTGAGCCTTATGGAAGGCACCGAAGTGGACTACCAGCGTAGTTTGCAGGTGGTGGTGTTCTACAACGGCGAATACTTCGGCATTCACGACTTGCGCGAACGCTTGAACAGAAGCTTTGTCGAAACCAACTACGGCATTGATTCCAAGAGCATCAACGTTGTCAAGAACTGCGCCAATGGCGATCAGGGCTGCGTCAACGGATGGGCCCCCAGCGGCACCAACGGCGCCTCTAGCACCGAATTCGGCCAGCTGACGAACACGATTACCAGTGGAAACTTCGCAGGCGAAAACAACCCGTCTTACGAAGAAATCAAGCAAAAATTGAACGTGAGCAGTTTCGCCCAGTACATGATTGCCGAAATGTACATTCATAACGGTGACTGGCCGAACAACAACATCCGCGCTTGGGGCAGCCCCAATAACGGTCATCCGTTCAAGTTCATGATCTTTGACGTCGACCACGGTTACGGCTTTACCCCGGGCATCATGGGTTTCGATACCGAAAGCCAGAACATGTTCCAGTGGGTTTTGGGTAGCGCTACCATGGATAACAACCAGGGCAATCAGGGCGGCGCAACGCAGCAGCCTGGTGGTCCGGGCGGCATGGGCGGAAACTGGAATATCGGCGGCATGGGCGGCTGGAGCTCGGGCGCCAACACCACGATTGGCAACATGCTGAAAAAGCTCTTGGCCAACCCCGATTTCAAGCGTTTGTTCATCAACCAGGGTTGCATTCTCTTGAACGACTACCTGACTTACGAAAAGGTTCAGAAGGCCGTGCAGACGATGGCAGCCATGATTCCGAGCACCGAACAATCCCGCGACGAACAGCGCTGGCCCCGCAACCAGGCTAAGTACAACTGGTCTCCTTCTGGCGCTGACATTCTGAGATTCGCCCAGAACCGCACTCAGACATTCAGACAGGAAATGGCAACCTACTTTGGCCTGCAGGGCGAAGCAACCGTCAGCATTTCTTCTAGCGGAAACGGCACGGTTCTTGTCGAAGGCATGAAGCTGCCGAGCAGCAATTACCAAGGCAAGTTCTTCACCGGAATGCAGATGCAGTTGCAAGCTATTCCTACGGCCGGAAGCGTATTTAACGGCTGGTCTGACGGCAACACCGCTAACCCGCGCCTGATTGACATCAACGGCAACATGAGCATTACCGCCCAGTTCAAGTAA
- the aqpZ gene encoding aquaporin Z yields the protein MKLTTRAIAEAIGTFWLVFGGCGAAVLACGVPTTGIGYVGVSLAFGLTVLTMAYAIGHISGCHLNPAVTLGQVAGGRFPAKEAPAYIAAQVIGGIIAAALLYVIACPDLTNAGIGAFATNGWSDSLKDGLNAFGGKTSGMLSAFLIETVLTAIFLFVIMGATDGRAPAGFAPIAIGLCLTLIHLISIPVTNTSVNPARSTAMAVFVGGAAIKQLWLFWVAPILGGVIGGIAYKCIAECKCSKK from the coding sequence ATGAAACTTACTACTCGTGCTATTGCCGAAGCTATCGGCACCTTCTGGCTTGTGTTTGGCGGCTGCGGTGCAGCCGTGCTCGCTTGCGGCGTTCCCACCACCGGTATCGGTTACGTGGGCGTATCGCTCGCCTTCGGCCTTACGGTGCTCACCATGGCATACGCCATCGGTCACATTTCGGGCTGCCACTTGAACCCGGCTGTCACGCTCGGTCAGGTTGCCGGCGGCCGCTTCCCCGCTAAGGAAGCCCCGGCATACATCGCCGCCCAGGTTATCGGTGGTATTATCGCAGCAGCGCTCCTCTACGTGATTGCATGCCCCGACCTCACCAACGCAGGCATCGGCGCCTTCGCTACCAACGGCTGGTCCGATTCCCTCAAGGACGGCCTGAACGCCTTTGGCGGCAAGACCTCCGGCATGCTCTCCGCATTCCTCATCGAAACCGTGCTCACGGCCATCTTCCTGTTCGTGATCATGGGTGCTACCGATGGCCGTGCTCCGGCAGGCTTCGCCCCGATCGCTATCGGCCTCTGCCTCACGCTCATCCACCTCATCTCTATCCCGGTGACCAACACCTCCGTGAACCCGGCCCGCTCTACCGCTATGGCTGTGTTCGTTGGCGGCGCCGCTATCAAGCAGCTCTGGCTCTTCTGGGTGGCCCCGATTCTCGGTGGCGTAATCGGCGGTATCGCTTACAAGTGCATCGCCGAATGCAAGTGCAGCAAGAAGTAA
- the aspS gene encoding aspartate--tRNA ligase, whose translation MKRTHNCGQLRKEDVGQTVTLAGWVDRRRDHGGVIFVDLRDKYGKTQIVFNPDYNADVLKTAEQLRNEYVIYVTGKVYAREEGNTNEKLATGEIEVKADKLEILNAALTSPLAINDPNEECKENDDLRLQYRYLDLRRPWIQKKLLLKSRFLKAVYDFFYANGFENIETPCLCKSTPEGARDYLVPSRVNPGKFYALPQSPQQYKQLLMIAGMDRYFQIAKCFRDEDLRADRQPEFTQIDVEMSFVNQDEVMEMFDKFVTEVLGKVWNFEPPRHIRRMKWAEAMLKYGSDKPDLRFDLEIHDVSEIGAKSNFGVFKNCVAAGGKIRGIAAKGCVDFTRKQIDELTAYVAKYGSKGLVWMRVKENDEVETQVGKFFTTEQLNELRDAVGAKCGDMMFFIAGPEKVAATAMGQLRLEVARIKGLRDPKKREFVWITEFPMFEYSDTEGRYMAMHHPFTNPLPEHLDMMLGGNLKDCNAEAYDLVLNGVEIGGGSIRIHNPEVQEKVFRLLGLSEEQVRTKFGFFVDAFKYGAPPHGGLAFGLDRVVATMEGEESIRDYIAFPKNTSASSPMDQCPSEVDLQQLQDIHISVQMPKTAEKK comes from the coding sequence ATGAAACGTACACATAACTGCGGCCAGCTTCGCAAGGAAGATGTTGGCCAAACCGTAACACTCGCCGGTTGGGTGGATCGCCGCCGTGACCATGGTGGTGTGATTTTCGTTGACCTCCGCGACAAGTATGGCAAGACCCAGATCGTTTTCAACCCGGACTACAACGCCGACGTGTTGAAGACCGCCGAACAGCTCCGTAACGAATACGTTATTTACGTGACTGGTAAGGTCTACGCCCGCGAAGAAGGCAACACCAACGAAAAGCTCGCCACGGGTGAAATCGAAGTCAAGGCTGACAAGCTCGAAATCCTGAACGCCGCTCTCACTTCTCCGCTCGCCATTAACGACCCGAACGAAGAATGCAAGGAAAACGACGACCTCCGCTTGCAGTACCGCTACCTGGACCTCCGCCGTCCGTGGATCCAGAAGAAGCTCCTCCTCAAGAGCCGCTTCCTCAAGGCCGTGTACGATTTCTTCTACGCTAACGGTTTTGAAAACATCGAAACTCCGTGCCTTTGCAAGTCCACTCCGGAAGGCGCACGTGACTACCTCGTGCCGTCCCGCGTGAACCCGGGCAAGTTCTACGCCCTCCCGCAGTCTCCGCAGCAGTACAAGCAGCTCTTGATGATCGCTGGCATGGACCGCTACTTCCAGATTGCCAAGTGCTTCCGCGACGAAGACCTCCGCGCTGACCGTCAGCCGGAATTCACGCAGATCGACGTCGAAATGTCCTTTGTGAACCAGGACGAAGTCATGGAAATGTTCGACAAGTTCGTGACTGAAGTTTTGGGCAAGGTTTGGAACTTCGAACCGCCGCGCCACATCCGCCGTATGAAGTGGGCTGAAGCCATGCTCAAGTACGGTTCCGACAAGCCGGACCTCCGCTTCGACCTCGAAATCCACGATGTGTCCGAAATCGGTGCAAAATCCAACTTCGGCGTGTTCAAGAACTGCGTTGCCGCCGGTGGCAAGATCCGCGGTATCGCTGCCAAGGGTTGCGTTGACTTTACTCGTAAGCAGATCGACGAACTCACCGCTTACGTTGCCAAGTACGGTTCCAAGGGCCTCGTGTGGATGCGCGTCAAGGAAAATGACGAAGTGGAAACTCAGGTCGGCAAGTTCTTTACTACCGAACAGCTCAACGAACTCCGCGACGCCGTTGGCGCTAAGTGCGGCGACATGATGTTCTTCATCGCAGGCCCCGAAAAAGTTGCTGCAACCGCTATGGGTCAGCTCCGCTTGGAAGTCGCCCGTATCAAGGGTCTCCGCGATCCGAAGAAGCGTGAATTTGTGTGGATTACCGAATTCCCGATGTTCGAATACAGCGACACCGAAGGCCGCTACATGGCTATGCACCACCCGTTCACCAACCCGCTTCCGGAACACCTGGACATGATGCTCGGTGGCAACCTCAAGGATTGCAATGCCGAAGCTTATGACCTCGTTCTTAATGGTGTTGAAATCGGCGGTGGTTCTATCCGTATTCACAACCCTGAAGTTCAGGAAAAGGTGTTCCGCCTGCTCGGTCTCTCCGAAGAACAGGTTCGCACCAAGTTCGGCTTCTTCGTTGACGCCTTCAAGTACGGCGCTCCTCCGCACGGCGGTCTCGCCTTCGGTCTCGACCGCGTTGTCGCTACCATGGAAGGTGAAGAATCTATCCGTGACTACATCGCGTTCCCGAAGAACACGAGCGCTTCTAGCCCAATGGACCAGTGCCCGAGCGAAGTGGACCTCCAGCAGTTGCAGGACATCCACATCTCCGTGCAGATGCCCAAGACGGCGGAAAAGAAATAA
- a CDS encoding DUF2442 domain-containing protein: protein MQRDEIEKIEPVSNGLKLTAKDGRLATLHYKDFERLKSASPKQRLDYRISFEGLRWDDLDEDISFESIFNPDQFPLKLSPKLKPINMSEVARRLGIQQSLMAAYMNGSKHPSEKRKKAILDEIHKIANELLSI from the coding sequence ATGCAACGTGATGAAATAGAAAAAATAGAACCTGTAAGCAACGGGTTAAAGCTTACCGCAAAAGACGGCAGGCTCGCAACATTGCACTATAAAGATTTTGAACGTCTAAAAAGCGCCTCTCCAAAACAGCGCCTTGATTACAGAATCTCTTTTGAAGGCCTCCGCTGGGACGACCTCGACGAAGACATCTCATTTGAATCCATATTCAATCCAGACCAGTTCCCACTAAAACTTTCGCCGAAGCTAAAGCCAATCAACATGTCCGAGGTTGCCCGCAGACTTGGCATACAGCAATCCCTCATGGCAGCCTACATGAACGGATCCAAGCACCCTTCCGAAAAACGTAAAAAAGCAATTCTTGACGAAATTCACAAAATCGCAAACGAGCTTTTGTCAATTTAA